A genomic segment from Syntrophotalea acetylenivorans encodes:
- a CDS encoding TraB/GumN family protein has product MDTKDCSDIYRLEVADKKIVLIGTAHISSDSVNTVRQVIAEEQPDSVCIELDQQRYRSLTDAKAWQSLDLVKAIRQGQGPFLLANLALSAFQKRMGLQTGVKPGAELAAAAEAAKEQGAEICLIDREIRTTLLRAWRKTGLWKKLQVFAALFSGLFESQEIDEEQLSALRQGDTLTAMLDEMGDMLPAMKTVLVDERDQYMAEHLRQAPGKRLVAVVGAAHVPGIRRRLAEQSDPGCIDELSLIPPKPPLSRVLPWIIPAVVVGLFLVGFLFGDRSQLTEAAIAWVLANGLLSAAGTVLALGHPLAIVTAFVAAPITSLNPTIGAGFVTGLVQAMIAGPTVRDLEEAGNDLATARGWWSNRLTRVLLVFFFSSLGSSLGTLLAFSWLKNLI; this is encoded by the coding sequence ATGGATACTAAAGATTGTTCTGACATTTACCGCCTGGAAGTTGCCGACAAGAAAATCGTCCTGATCGGCACCGCTCATATCTCCAGCGACTCGGTGAATACCGTCCGCCAGGTCATTGCCGAAGAGCAGCCCGACAGCGTCTGCATCGAACTGGATCAGCAGCGCTATCGGTCCTTGACGGACGCCAAGGCTTGGCAATCGCTCGACTTGGTCAAGGCCATTCGCCAGGGCCAAGGCCCCTTTCTACTGGCCAACCTGGCCCTGTCGGCCTTCCAAAAAAGAATGGGACTGCAGACAGGCGTCAAGCCGGGCGCCGAGTTGGCCGCCGCCGCCGAGGCGGCCAAAGAGCAGGGGGCCGAAATCTGCCTTATCGACCGGGAAATTCGCACCACCCTGTTGCGCGCCTGGCGTAAAACGGGACTATGGAAGAAGCTGCAGGTATTCGCCGCGCTGTTCAGCGGCCTGTTCGAATCGCAAGAGATTGACGAAGAACAACTGTCTGCCCTGCGCCAAGGCGACACGCTGACTGCCATGTTGGACGAAATGGGCGACATGCTGCCAGCGATGAAAACCGTTCTGGTGGACGAGCGGGACCAGTATATGGCAGAACATCTGCGCCAGGCCCCTGGAAAACGCCTGGTGGCCGTGGTCGGCGCAGCTCACGTCCCCGGAATACGACGTCGCCTCGCTGAGCAGAGTGATCCCGGCTGCATTGACGAACTGTCCCTGATTCCGCCCAAACCCCCGCTTTCCCGGGTACTGCCCTGGATCATACCGGCGGTGGTGGTTGGCTTGTTTCTTGTTGGTTTCCTCTTCGGCGACCGCAGCCAGCTGACTGAAGCGGCCATCGCCTGGGTATTGGCCAACGGCCTGCTTTCGGCGGCCGGTACCGTTCTGGCACTGGGGCACCCTCTGGCCATCGTCACCGCCTTTGTCGCGGCCCCCATCACCTCGCTTAACCCTACCATCGGTGCCGGTTTTGTTACTGGACTAGTCCAGGCGATGATCGCCGGGCCGACCGTCCGGGACCTGGAAGAAGCGGGCAACGACCTAGCGACTGCCAGAGGCTGGTGGAGCAATCGTCTGACGCGAGTGTTGCTGGTATTTTTCTTTTCTTCCCTCGGATCCTCCCTCGGAACCCTGCTGGCTTTTTCCTGGCTTAAAAATCTGATCTGA
- a CDS encoding Cache 3/Cache 2 fusion domain-containing protein has translation MKIRTKITGMGLLLVLLTAASIVGIAMYQEKVLERNIGQEVDLLVSSEIKKVAQNVYLMCRTMQESLEQMLTHGLNVAADVAGNHAQLNFKGAPVSWQAVNQFTNETSEVTLPKVLYDGIWLGRNTDLSQPTAIVDEVTKLLGVTCTVFQRMNDEGDMLRVATTVPDLNGNRAIGTYIPRYNPDGSPNEVIETLLRGEAFTGRAYVVNAWYLTGYRPLWDSSGSKVIGALYVGQKQENVTSLRHGIMDITIGKRGYVAVLGDKGEQRGKYIISGYGQRDGENLLLADSPSQKKEVEKILQLAETLDDRKAAEAIPVALHRYLWKNSDGSELHPKMAAIGYYEPWDWVIMATAYEEDFYPARQRMASALSNMISWVAGVATAIIVLSLLIGYYVARGIVRPLEKAMEVFEQIGQGHFGLQLNVAARGEIGQLSRSFNNMVENLLEVTASRDDLNHEIVERIRVENELREISARREDLERIVNNSPAVAFLWCAESGWPVEYVSPNISQFGFDSEDFCRGRLLFSSVVHAEDLERVQEAVTRHCSSPKGGALALEYRILNRRGEEFWIVNRLWLRRNDDGEVTHYQGVVLDITARKKAEADIKKLAYYDALTGLPNRSLFMNRLKQALAQAKRDERLAALLFIDLDKFKEVNDQYGHAFGDKLLKAVGLRLASCIRQNDTLARFGGDEFIMLLPGLNEISAVNIVAEKILAIMAEPFCIDQRRFDISSSIGITLYPQDGENTDLLFKRADMAMYVAKDMGRNGYCFFDVKMERTSRPRYARKVVAGQSHLLPIDGPE, from the coding sequence ATGAAAATCAGAACAAAAATAACTGGCATGGGCTTGCTGTTGGTTTTGCTGACCGCCGCCTCCATTGTCGGTATTGCAATGTACCAGGAAAAGGTATTGGAACGGAATATCGGCCAGGAAGTCGATCTGCTGGTGTCTAGTGAAATCAAAAAAGTCGCTCAAAATGTTTACCTTATGTGCCGGACCATGCAGGAATCCCTTGAACAGATGCTGACCCATGGTTTAAACGTCGCCGCGGATGTGGCTGGCAACCACGCCCAGCTGAATTTTAAGGGGGCTCCTGTCTCTTGGCAGGCAGTCAATCAGTTCACCAACGAAACCAGCGAGGTGACGCTGCCCAAGGTCCTTTATGATGGTATCTGGCTTGGACGCAATACCGATCTGAGTCAACCGACCGCCATTGTTGACGAGGTAACGAAGCTGCTGGGTGTGACCTGTACCGTTTTTCAACGGATGAACGACGAAGGTGACATGTTGCGGGTCGCCACAACGGTGCCCGACCTGAACGGCAACAGAGCTATTGGAACCTATATCCCCCGTTATAATCCTGACGGATCTCCCAATGAGGTGATCGAAACCTTGCTCAGGGGAGAAGCCTTCACCGGCCGGGCCTATGTGGTTAATGCTTGGTATCTGACCGGTTATCGACCGCTTTGGGATTCTTCCGGCAGCAAAGTGATCGGTGCCCTATATGTCGGCCAAAAGCAGGAGAACGTTACCAGCTTGCGGCATGGCATCATGGATATAACCATAGGTAAGAGAGGCTATGTCGCGGTTCTTGGCGACAAGGGGGAACAGCGAGGCAAATATATAATTTCGGGGTATGGACAACGGGACGGTGAAAACCTTTTGCTGGCCGATAGCCCCTCGCAAAAAAAAGAAGTGGAAAAAATTCTTCAGTTAGCTGAAACCCTGGATGACAGAAAGGCTGCAGAAGCTATTCCTGTGGCTTTGCATCGCTACCTCTGGAAAAATTCTGACGGTAGCGAGTTGCATCCCAAAATGGCGGCGATTGGATATTATGAGCCTTGGGACTGGGTTATTATGGCAACGGCTTATGAGGAAGACTTTTATCCTGCACGACAACGTATGGCCAGTGCCCTGTCCAATATGATCAGCTGGGTGGCGGGAGTAGCAACGGCCATAATCGTTCTGTCGCTGTTGATCGGTTATTATGTTGCTCGTGGGATTGTGCGTCCGCTGGAAAAAGCCATGGAGGTGTTCGAGCAGATTGGCCAGGGCCACTTTGGTTTGCAGCTCAACGTTGCGGCCCGGGGTGAAATCGGGCAGCTTTCGCGCAGCTTTAATAATATGGTGGAAAATCTATTGGAAGTGACCGCTTCCCGCGATGACTTGAACCATGAAATTGTAGAGCGCATTCGGGTCGAAAATGAACTGCGGGAGATCTCGGCCAGGCGGGAAGACCTTGAACGGATTGTCAACAACAGTCCCGCAGTGGCTTTTTTGTGGTGTGCTGAAAGTGGTTGGCCTGTGGAGTACGTTTCTCCCAATATTTCCCAGTTCGGGTTTGACTCCGAAGATTTTTGTAGGGGGAGACTGCTGTTTTCCTCAGTTGTTCATGCAGAAGACCTGGAACGGGTTCAAGAGGCAGTGACCAGGCACTGTAGTTCGCCAAAGGGAGGAGCTCTGGCTTTGGAGTACCGAATTCTGAATCGCCGGGGTGAAGAATTCTGGATTGTGAATCGTCTTTGGCTTCGCAGAAATGATGACGGCGAAGTGACTCATTACCAGGGTGTGGTACTCGATATAACAGCCCGCAAAAAAGCCGAGGCGGATATTAAGAAGCTGGCTTATTACGATGCCTTGACCGGTTTGCCGAATCGTTCTCTATTTATGAACCGCCTGAAGCAGGCATTGGCTCAGGCTAAACGTGATGAGCGGTTGGCGGCTTTGTTGTTTATCGACCTCGATAAGTTCAAAGAAGTAAATGATCAGTACGGTCATGCCTTTGGCGATAAGCTGCTTAAAGCTGTGGGATTACGGTTAGCTTCCTGTATTCGTCAAAATGATACCCTGGCCCGATTCGGCGGGGATGAATTTATCATGTTGCTTCCCGGGTTAAATGAGATATCTGCCGTAAATATAGTAGCAGAAAAGATCCTGGCTATAATGGCAGAACCCTTCTGCATCGATCAACGGCGCTTCGATATTTCGAGCAGTATCGGGATCACTCTCTATCCCCAGGATGGAGAAAATACCGATCTATTGTTCAAGAGGGCGGACATGGCCATGTATGTGGCCAAAGACATGGGACGAAACGGCTATTGCTTTTTTGATGTCAAGATGGAGCGAACAAGTCGGCCGAGATACGCTCGAAAGGTCGTTGCTGGACAGAGCCATCTGTTGCCGATCGACGGACCGGAATAA